The Hemibagrus wyckioides isolate EC202008001 linkage group LG13, SWU_Hwy_1.0, whole genome shotgun sequence DNA window AAGAAATTAAATTTACGTTTTGAGTCAAACGCTCTAAATGCTGAAAGCTTATATTGCAACAATGTTTGGTTAAAGAAACAGGTTCTCAATTCCCAAAATTAGGAATAGTGGAtataagcaaaataaaataaaaagtaacatTTCTTTTAATCATAAGTTTTTCAAAGCCTCACTAAATCGTATTTATCTGTTTTACCTGGAATATGAACCTGGCCTTTGTTCTTCAGGAATGTCCCACGCAGGTAGCCGTACAGAGAGACGGTTCGGTCACATTTTGGATCTAATCGAATAGCCTCCAGATCGGTCAGATCTTCCATCCTAAGCGTACACGGAAAATTAGTCATCAATCATTTTCAGTAACCAGACTGACCTCGTTCAGGGATGTGGTGGATCTGGAATTTTCTCCATAGACTTACCGATCAGCCACAACATAAGGGTGAGAGGTTTGCCACACCAGCGGCCTAAACTTCATGACTGAAATGAATCGTCCAAGGTTCCTCACTTCCTGTGTCTGGTATTCTCCATACACCATCCCAGACAGGTAAAACAGCTTAGCTCCCTATTagttaaaaagaataataataataaatacaaggtTAACTTTTATAAGCAAGTCGTCTGAtggtttaaaatcattacaGGCTTTTACCTGGTACACTTCAGTCCAGAAGCGATGTTTGAGACGTTTCTTGGTCTTATTGAGGGACTTATTGTTTTTGAAGGAGTCCAGATGTGTGAGCACACCCATGACTCGAGGGAATCCGTGGACCTGACAGATGTTAAGGAACTCAAAAGTCTCCATCTCAAAGCCAAAACTAGCATCGATCAGCATCAGGACCTGGCGAAAGGAAAAGAACTCCTTCAAATAAATGTCTCGGTCTTTAACATGTACAAAACCTCATGGAACACACTCACCAGGTCCGCAACCTTTGCCAAATCTATCATGGTATTAATATCGTTGTTACACTCGATAAACGTCAGACGCCGTTTCTTCCCTACAGACATGTTAGAGAGACCGTATGTTATTTATATCAAATCAACTATGTATATAACGGATATATTTTAAAGGAATACATGAGAACAATAACCAACGCACCTGATACTATCGTGACAGGGCCAGAGATGTCTGAAAGCTTCTGCCGTGTGAAATTTTTGATCAGGCAGCGGATGAGTGTGCTCTTGCCCACTTTTGGAGGCCCCATCACGACCACTACCACAGGGGGTGGCTCTAAAGGCGTGCGGTCTACCAATGGTATATGATGCTTCTTAGTTTTTATGTCTTGGGTCCTATGTAGAaagggagaaacagagaaaaaaaaaaagcaacaaatgCAATTTTTCCCATAATGAAAAAGTAAACAGAATAAccaattttcacacacaatgcTTTCTTAAAAGATTGTGGATTAGTGTACAGAATTTTTAAGGACGTTCATGCCAGGTATATTATATTTCATGCTTTGTCATTACTAAAACAAGCCTGATGAAAAAATAAAGGCTGaaatttattaaacaataacgtgatttttaaaaagcattttcatAGAACCAAattctcaataataataaaaaaaagagactaaACTGTGTAAAAATCCAGCTACATAAAGCTCCTTGCTTACAGGAAGGTCTGGACAAGCAGCTAAATAGACTCTAAAAGGTAACCATTGTCATTAACGAGGTTCTTGGCTACATGAAACGCACTAAATCAGTTTTTAGACAGACTGGTGACTGGGTTTGGTTTGTGCTGGGTTTTTACATTAACACATTTGACTAGTTCATGGTTAATGTGCAAACATGGATTGTTAAACTccattgtgtgtgaaaatcccatgaaagtttataaaaaaatcctcaaatccatctggcaccaacaaccactGTTGCCACGGCTACAGTCACTGAAATGAAGCTTTAACTTGAAGCTCTTGACCGGCATCTGCAGGATCacttgcattgtgctgctgccacaacATTCATTGGCCGATTAGAAAACTGCATgtatgtgcaggtgttcctaataaaatggacagtgagtgtatattccACATTTATTGACAACATTTATCAAAAGGAGCAGCTCTAACAATCTAGAGTGAAGATTAATTGTACTTTTAATGCCATGTCAGCATTATTGGTTATTTTTAAGGCAGGGTGAAAGTAAAGTGAGATATTCTAGTAGTTGTAATTGTGTTACAACAAGAGAATCTTACAATATTTCAACTTTGTCAGCAACAGCGGCTATATGAGGTCAATATATTCAATACAAACTGCCAGATTACTTTGTGACATTTTGGAAGACtcttaattacatatttttaagCAAAAGCCTTGTCTATCTCTGTTAACACCATAACAGAACATTTATACAAGTTTAATGGACATTCTTGTTTTTCGTACTATAAAAAAGATAATCATTGTGTAATCTGTGATGCTGTAGGACtgtattttaacaaaataaaaaaataaaaaaaagcctgtCAAACTATACACAATTTGCTGCAAGACACTAGTTTTAAAATTACCCATGCCCCTACAATTACAATTTCGTGAAGCATTCCTGAATTTGATTGTTCTTAAGTGGTATTTTAAGCCTCAACAAGTATCTgttttgaaaataataaatatagtataCTGATTTTACTTACTCTCTCACGCTCGATTatgttaacttaaaaaaatgttcatcataTAATTATTTTAGCTCAATCACAGCCTCctggatcctgtgctctcattgccgcggccctggtttgattcccgggcagggagctaacccagccactgaagagttaactctcagtgccggtcccaagcccagattaaatgggagggttgcgtcaggaagggcatccggtgtaaaacctttgccaaatcgaaacatgcggacccAATGATCCGCTGTGCCGACCCCaaatagggagcagccgaaagaacaaccaCCACATTTTAGCTCATTCACATTAGTTCATGTTGCCACAACAGGAACCATTGCTTGAAACCTTCAGCAGCTGAGTGGCTGAAAACCCAAACAAATACCTCAGACAAAGCAAGAGCATTAGACACAAAGGTCATCGCAACATTAGCAATGATCAAATCTCCCTGAGAACAGAGACAACAAACAGTAATATTAAGCTGTAGTAGAATGATTACTGTGTACTGCTGTGATTTCTAGATACAGTTCTCTCAAAAAACATATGTAAATACTCCCATATTACAACTGACAACTCTGTATTTTAAGCTCATGGTCACCGCTTCACTGATGATCTGcactatgatgatgatggtgtacAATTCACGGTACAGACTCAGAACATACCTCCTATATGCATTATGAAAGTCAGCACTGACCTGTGGAAGGTCCTGGCCATGCGCACAGCCGAACGCACGGCAAATGCTTTCGGATTTCTTTTGCGCTCATCCTGCTCCAGGTCTGCACCCTGATCCCGctgcttcctcttcttcttcttctcagccTTGGGGCCACTTTGCTTGTGCTGATGCCGTTTCTGCTCCTTTTCCTCCATCTTCACACCTCTGAGATCTATGGTTAATAACAGAACATGCTTGTCTCATTCAAGGAAAATGGGAATAAATACAGTGccttaaaatgtacataaatgcTTGGATGTCTTACAAATAAACAATTATGTCGAGTTCATGACCTGATCTCAATTCTCAGTAGAATTGAAATGATATGGATGCTGTATTTTCCTAAGAGTTTAGAAAACAGAAGAACTACCAAACTAACAAAATACTAACAATACTCGCCAGCATAGAGAATTCTTGAAGGTACATGGAAATCCCAACCCCATAGTTAGCCACAGTAGCTAAAAGCATGCAGTTATGTGGGTAGGAATACTAAAAACACTCAACtttcaaaacaaagaaaataattaaaacacttaCCTTTAAGATCTTGCTCTTATTGAAACAATTAACGCCGAAATTCAAACTCACTTTACACTGCCTCACTGGGTTTATAGCATCATGTCATATTCCCAACTCGTGAGCCCCAGTGGTGTTTTTCACGTGTGAGCCACATCCGGGACTACTTCCGTCGCGAATATTTACTCGGGCTAAACAAAACGTTCCGAGTCTGAAAGTTCCGTTCAGATTTTTTACGGCTCGAATGTTATACACAATGTTCtcgtaaataaacaaacaaaaactgaacaAGTTCATTtgcttaaacattttatttgcaaTAAATTATTGTACAAAATATGTGGATATTTACATTTTACCCCAATCCTGTACTTCTACAATATTTGATGAAATAAATTAGgttaaattatgtaaaaattgACCAAGGGTCTTAAATATTGATAATATAATCAGTAAAATCTTACAGCATGAGCCCTGTGGagaacctttttctttttttttgtaagtgttgcattaaattaataaataaagccaaTATAAATAATGATATAGCTGCCCACCACAATATCATGAGGTAAAATATCATAACATGAGATAAAATTCAGAGAATTTTCATTAGCGAGTATTTCACACAAATGAGCTACAGTCCTTCCTCATAATTTAAAATCAGTCATTTCACTtgagaaatatacatttttccttctttttttggTGAACAGTCTTATTGAAGCTCCATCTGTCCATTAATCTTCCACCAGCCTGGTTCCATCTCTCCAAGAACTTCCTCTAGACACTGAGAAGACAGATTGGGCAGCGGGGCCAGAGGCTGCTCCTGAGCAGATTCATCCCACAGGCCGCTTCCACTCTGAGAACATGGCGTGGGTGGCGTGTTTTCCAGTCCCATGTCCCAAAACGCAGAATCTGCAGAGTCAGGGGAGGTTGACTTCAAGCTGTTGAGAAATCCAGACCTCACACTGCCATGaggataaggaggaggaggatagaGAAAGACCTGGCTCTCATCTTTGCTGTTGTTTCCAGTGCCCTGCATTGGTGGACTCCACAGACACTCTGGGGAGGTCTGTACTCTCATAGAGCCCCAGCCAACTGGAGTAACTTCCAAGTCAGAGTGAAAAGAGGAAGGACTCAAGCTAGTGCCCATCAGCCTGTCTTGGCGTGGTCTGATGGATGGAGTGCTGCAGTGAGCTCCACTCGGTGGAAGGCCAAAATTTTGTGGAGACAAGTCAGTAAAGAAGCAGTCCTGCTCACCATCTTCTCTCAGCTGAGGTTGAGAGACGTTAAATGCTGGTTGTCTACTTTCTTTTACACCGACCATGTGAGGTGGCAGGAAAGGACTGGGCAGTGAAGAAGTAGCTTCAGGTTGAGGTGAGCTCCGAGTGGCTCTGTTCTTTAGGGTTCTTGCTCTCTTGTTCTGGAACCATACCTGTTTAAGACAAAAAGGTATGAAAGTTTGATTAAGTAttgcacaacaacaacaaaacacataGCTTTGATGTTATGATAAATACCcaatatataaagaaatgaggattttttttaaggCATGTACCTGAATTCGTGACTCTGGAAGGCCAGTGGCTTGCGATAGACTTTCTCTGACACTAATGCCTGGGTATGGGTCCACGCTAAAAGCCATTCTAAGGAGCTCCAAGTGCTCTTTGGTGAAACTGGTCCGCTTCCTCCTGCCTGCAATCTTACTGGCCTGAGATGCTCCATCTTTAcctgaaggggggaaaaaaagttaatttacagaaaaaaaatatacatatacaaaaagTTAAAGaccaaaaaatatatcaacaaTCTGGAAACTTAACAGTTTGTCCTTACCAACAATGCTATCAGACCACATGGCTGCAAATTCCTCTTAAATAAGTAACTTTCCTCAGACCACAGTGTAGGGCTGATAAGATTTAAGATTTCAGCTAACAGAGAAGATCAATTTCTTGCTGCTTGTGATTGTGACTCTAAGTACTAAGGCCTGGCAGTATTTATCCCAGAATTCCTTGGTCCAAAAGAAGGTGGAGTTACACAGTCAGAGTTAGAGTTCTGTGACATCCACTAATGAACATCAGCCATTTTCACCTGCCACACCCCAATTCACACCTCATTTCTATTCATACATAACAGCAGCAAACTGTTTTGTTGATTATTACATACACTCTATTCTTATGATATTGCTTGAGGAATCAGCATGTTAGGGCAACTTCCAAAATCAATTTagactatatatttatatagaatttGACAATCACagcactcttttttttattggcaTTAAAAATATAACTTCAACAGAAGCACATAATAATTTCCccaaagtaataataataatgataataatgataataatgataataatgatattaatgataataataataataataataataataataataataatttgcaaatgtttttgaataaaaatttttttcaattaaaatcTCTGCATTGCATAAGCTTTTAAAGCTGTAGAAGTATGAAGCCtggttctttttatttattaatttaataaataatttattaataatgttaggaatggttttaattataataataaaaaaaatatacatgatAACCTTCTGATGACAATGAAAGCTCTTTTTCATGAAACAGTTTTGTGAAACACTTATATGTTATGATTATGATTCAATTAAGCTAAACAAAAAGTGTTACTAATTAAAGTGTTACTAATTAAAATGTTCTTATAATGTAAAATCTACAGTAATATGACAACCAATAATTATTGTCCACAAGAGGAGTGTCAGGACTAAGATCCTTGACATCACCATAGGTTTGATTTATGCAAATAAGCTTGATTAACCTGGTTTACTGAAGATGTGTGGGTGATTGATGTGTTGTTCTAATCCATTCAATGGCTGTTAATGGCCATACATGATCAAAAGATTACATTTCAAATGTGACAGGCCTGATATCTCATGGTCCATATCAAACAGTAGCCCTGTGACTAGTCTTGTTTGGTGTGTTCACACCTTGTTAGGATAATCTGTTCTAGTGATGGATACATTCATTTGCCTTGGCATGGAAGATTAATCATTTTGTCAAATTCTAAACAGTCATGCTGTGAGCATACAATCTCAAAGCTCTAAGCCATGACCTCATGCACATCTACACTGCTGTCATCACAACATGAATAATCACCTTAGTAGCACTTTTCTCATTGCATTTTTGTagaaatatatcattttttcatttatttaatgtaatgttgcattagtgtttaaattaaattggAAATTAAACTTAGTATATGATAGAGTTGGTATggccagaaaaataaaaaatgatgacACCCTACCTGTTGAAAATTATTTGTTGCCTCAAAAGAAGTGTTCACATTTATAAACCAAGTCATGTCAAGTTCCATATATTGGTAATCTTGGCCTATGCCTATTACCTCTTGGGTAATCTATTCTATTTTCAAATGGTTTTCTGTGATGATTACTGGTGCTGTACATTATAGGTCAGGAGTACAAACCTGAAGAGTCTAAGGATGCATGTGATTTAACTGTAACACAACCACTAAGCCTGATAATTAGCTAAATGGTTTAATCAGGTATCTTAGTGCAAGGAGAACACCAAACTGTGCTGCACATTGAGACTGCTTACATCCCTGCTACATTTTTTTTGAGATGTCAGAATTGGACACATTTTTCTAACAATGACAGAAAAGGGCAAAACACTTATTAAAACTGAATCAAGCAACGTGAGGTTCATTGTGGTTTAAAACCTGCTTAAATATATGCAACTGTTAAAAGCTTTAAAAGCTGAATATAATCTTCATGCAGCTTTTTAAAGTATAATAAGCTAACCTTTAACATGGGTGACTCATAGTAAAGCTAACTCaagttttaaatgtaaatgtaagataCAAGTtaagatttaattaaaaattcgACATGAGGTCAAGTTGCTGAGACAAAACTAGCTGCTGCTGCATGGAGTCTTCAATTTCCTAATAGTCACATCATGATTTCAGTGTCACATGAAAAGGTCTGTCTTTCATTTTAAGAAGGAAGCATAATAATAGTTAATCAAGGTAGAAGGCTAAGAAGCCATCAGTTGAGTGCTGGCAGGTCTAGGTCTCTTAGACTCATGTATTAGCAAGTATAAAGTGCAAAGAAAGTCATATCCAAGTCTTTAAGTCAAAGTTGAGTTCTGATTCTGCGATTTAGGTTAcactaaaatatatttatttgagcATCGTAATGCCTTTTATCTTGTCATTTGTATCGATCACATGCAAATACAAAAGTGTACATACAAATactaaatgaaatgcaaaatgaATCACAAATGTGTTCTTCATTAGCACTGTGGCAGTGTTGAAATATATCACAAATACTGTATAGAAAAATAGCATTTTTATAAGACATGTCTGTGCCTTACTGAGTAAGAAGGTGAGTGCTAAAACACAACATATTTTCATGAATCTATTAGCTTGTACATGCTGTATAGTGTTAAATTGCATGTTGTAATgtcaaaatatgaataaatacttGATATTTAGAGATGCTGGAAAATATATAGTGATAAATATATCTAGATACAGATATAGATAGAATTGTTGACAGACAATATTTAAGGACATGGCCACACAAAACTGCTTAACATGCTTGAATCCTTCCTGGATGTGTGTAAGGGTGAGCTCCTCAGGGAGAtcttgtctctgtgtgtgtgagagagaaatgtaCACATGACTCCAGTTAAGGCATCAGTAGAGCTGCAAGTCTGTGCAAATAACATTATCCAAATCCACACAGAATTCaattcagttacagcagtgCTTCCTTAAATGATTAGTTATTATGTAAATATGGAAATGTTGTCCCTCTAAGAATTTCTTGGCCACATATTTATAATTGCCTGTAAATGTAGTTTATGCATTTATACTATTTATCCCTCTGATGTACACAAATCAACTGGCTAATCTTGTAAAAAGGGTTGCATTATATTAAACACCAAGATAAACTTGGTGAGTTTTCATAACCTGCAAACAGGACATGACCAAGATATCAATCACACTACCAATCACATAAGATGAAATGTGTCTCCAACATTTGAGCTAAGTGATGATGTATCACAGCTTTTTTCCCTCGTCATAATGCACAAATCTACCACACACCACTTTTACTGACATATTAGAGTATCCAATAGTTGACTAGAGTTATTAAAGTGTATATCCCACTACAATTGCTATACACAGTTTCATGAAGGAAAATCACAAAGGGACatactgttataggaaaataatccttgATGTGGTGGTAAGATGTGCCTCAATGCAACATTGAACtggattatgtttttttataatAGTATTTCCCACTGCACTGTACTCCTTACAGAACAAACTGTATAAGgtcaagtcaaaagtcaaagaagctttattgtcacttcaaccatatatagcagatgcagtacacagtgaagtgaaacaacatttctcctagaccaaaggtaaaagacataacaaagacaaagtacagtgatgcagacaaacatagagctaaacacagagataaaaactaaactatacttaaggtgcaagaaaaactagacatacaacagaagtgcacaggatgacaagacaagacagtgcagacaaacaacatatagctaTTGCAACCTTATTTTTCTTACCATAGCAACTTGCCAACAATAAAAATTATATGTAAATTATTAATGACTGAcggattattatttttactagcTATATTGACATTTAGTGTTTGTTCGtaagacaagttagttcctgttagcACTTATATTTTATGGTAGGTCTTTCCCTTTCCATCTTCATTGTTTcccctcattttctttttaataatggAAAGTCACATTGAATTGAAGACAGTCACAACAGTGgcgacactagagactccttaaTTATGTCAAATTATATGGAATATCTgctttacagtgttgttactaTGAAAACGATAAACTATGGCGTTAATACATTGTTATGAATCTATCAAATGAATTACAGCTTGCGCTCTCGTCTGGGCCGCTCTTCGGAAAAAATTGATCAACACCTTGTGACCATTCGTATTTGTTAAGTAGTAAACAAGGataataaacaattaaagaaaaatgCCTTTAAAGAGTATTTaacctgattgtgtgtgtgtgtgtgtaaaatatctCAAAGTAATCATGGGGTATTTAACtgtcttatttttttaagacaCATTTTTAGTTAGTATTAACATTAGCAGGTTGTGATGGATAAATAAGGGATGGCATAATCTGGATGAATTACAGGAGCATTGTGTGAGCAACATTTGAAAGAAAATGGCGGGCTAGGAGCAGACATGGCGTCTCTATCTCTCAGGTCTACCAACATGAGAAAGCTCTCCAAATAAACGAGGGCTGGCTTATACTGTTGTTATAAACACCACTGCAACGACATGGGGCGTATTTGATGTTTACACGGTGTACGGTCTATTTCGAACCCTAGATGAGTTTTAGACCACGTTTTTAAAGTTTCTCTCCGGGACATGGGTGCGAACAATGAGCTAGTAGTTTAAAGAGGACAAGCTAATGAGACTTTCAGGTAGTGAGCTCTCTATATTCCTTCGCTCTGAGTTCCtgcttcactacacacacacacacactctctctcacacacagcacagagagGCAGCCGAGTGTTACCCGGATGGAACTGTCATGGCCGCCGTCTCTGACCTGCCAGtctaaagagaaaagaaaggtaAACGGATCTAAATCGAGTCTATTTGGAGAGTTTATGGAAAGTAATTAGTTCGAACCTTTCCCAGATGTTGTCTGGACAACTTATTTATAAGATCTGCTCTTATGAGAACTTCCGTATGATTCTAATCGTCTGATGTGTTGCGTGGGTGGGGGCGACGTGCTTTATTTTTGGGGTTATTTTTTGTTGATTTAGCACATTTCCCAGgttgtgtaggatgacttttgCTCGGTGTCTTGTGAAAACATGGCagatgtgtttggtgtgttgtggaCACCGCTGCGTAGAGGTGAAGCGCAATCGGTAGCGCCATTGGCCATGGCACTTCCTCTGTGTTTTGTGCGTGTTCGCGTTGCACAAAGTTGGTGATTGCCAAATCAATTGAAAATAGCCTAGCTGATATTTTCTGTAAGACACGCACACGGCTTACAGGACACGAGTCATTCTGCCATATACGACGCCGTTAGGAAGAGGGAGTGATCAGAAAGAGCATCCATGTCAACTGTGGACGAAACGTCGCTAAAACTTGATTTCTAGGCAAAATGCTTTCAACTACCATGGGATTAACTAGGTCACATTAGGGTGTGCATAAACTCAGTGATAATGCATGGTCGAAATGCACTTTCAGATAACATTTAGGTGctgctggagaaggagaagaagaagaagaaacagctgGTGTGCAGAAAGTTTCCACATGAACATTCTCAGTTTTATTTGAATGGCACTTTTACCAATAGATATaaccacaaagcagctttacagaattccTGGTatagatttagatccctaatgagcaaaccagaggaAAGCAAAGAAAATGTCCCTTGAGGAAGACACGAGAGGACATGAAGCAAACTATTGTACTGCCCAAGCATCCTGCGTGTATTCTCTTGCACTCGTTTTGTTTTTTGCGTGACCTTTCGTGTTACGTTTGCACTTCACGTCATTTCTTTTACGTGCTACTGTTTTGTTTCTAATGTCTGCTTGTACTGAAGATAAATAGTGAGAACTTTTCTTGTTACACTGTAAGGTATAATGACCATTGTTGCATTGAatgtaattgaattgaatttgctGGGTGGCGTTGGATAGTGGGATGATGAAATATTCCTTTTCCACAATTGTATACAATAAAGTATACTAAACGTTACTAAGTGTATTGAAAAGGTATTCAGTCTGAGCTGCAATGTCTTTAAGATTATAGCAGCGGTTTTTAAGTGTCTAGAATCTCTAGATGAGATTTACTACTGAAGAAAGGATGAGGCATAAATATAGttattgtatataatattaCGTTTATTGATTATGTCTCAGTTGCATCAGCATGGTATGTTGGTagtattatttttacatttgtctTGCTTAGTCAGTATAAAGGAGTTAACTGTGCTTCTAACTAACTGACAGAAAATACATTATATGTTTGAGAGTTTATATTGATGGAATGAAATCATAGAATGCTTTTCAACACTGCGGCAGTCAATAAACTAGTTAAAAAGTAAGCAACTTTGCCACCTGGTTATAGTGGAACATGTATTTTGACTAAAATAGTCTTGTTGTAGTCACGCTACTAACAGGAACCTTGCTTATTGACTAACTCTGATAGAACCAGAGTTTTTCCTCTTTGTGAGATTACTTAAGTGCATGTAAGCAAGCTTATTGACTTGTTGCTGAGATCAGAATCATTTCGTACAAGTAAACACGTGTCAGCTGCAAGGCTCTGAAAAAGGACATTAGCTAGTCACCACAGCACATGCTTGTTAATGCAAACAACCAAAAAATATACCCTTTAGTAATGTGCTGCAGTTGCAAAGTGAGGATTGGGTTCCAGATTTGAATGAAAACATGCAAATTGTTTAAGAAAGTTCTGGTTAGATACAGCACTTGCATTGTATTAGTGGGTTCATGGCCAGT harbors:
- the mxtx2 gene encoding mix-type homeobox gene 2 — encoded protein: MWSDSIVGKDGASQASKIAGRRKRTSFTKEHLELLRMAFSVDPYPGISVRESLSQATGLPESRIQVWFQNKRARTLKNRATRSSPQPEATSSLPSPFLPPHMVGVKESRQPAFNVSQPQLREDGEQDCFFTDLSPQNFGLPPSGAHCSTPSIRPRQDRLMGTSLSPSSFHSDLEVTPVGWGSMRVQTSPECLWSPPMQGTGNNSKDESQVFLYPPPPYPHGSVRSGFLNSLKSTSPDSADSAFWDMGLENTPPTPCSQSGSGLWDESAQEQPLAPLPNLSSQCLEEVLGEMEPGWWKINGQMELQ